From the Primulina tabacum isolate GXHZ01 chromosome 15, ASM2559414v2, whole genome shotgun sequence genome, one window contains:
- the LOC142526616 gene encoding uncharacterized protein LOC142526616 isoform X2, protein MESGGSSSGGSHNVIPESVMEAVRRTSRNIEEVEANLEEFLSYCDKETLSDLEPLERANVFLMIAKANTTLFALRLRCKGVDPDDHPIKREFERLSLYEEKLKQSMDLNKAPLRPSTTINPQAAARFIEHSLPDLSREQKQSMREVSRGESRRINYLERSIEKKRKYPAPEKQSLRSAAQEFLEKASRELLGDNKNVTKGPLQLRSEDSEGES, encoded by the exons ATGGAAagcggtggtagcagcagtggggGTAGCCACAACGTGATACCTGAATCAGTTATGGAGGCTGTGAGGAGAACATCAAGAAACATTGAAGAGGTCGAAGCAAATCTGGAGGAGTTTTTGTCTTACTGTGATAAGGAAACCCTTTCCGATTTAGAGCCTCTCGAAAGGGCAAATGTCTTTTTGATGATTGCCAAAGCCAACACCACTCTCTTTGCTT TGAGGTTGAGATGCAAGGGTGTGGACCCAGATGATCATCCTATCAAAAGAGAATTT GAGAGATTGAGCTTGTATGAAGAGAAATTGAAGCAGTCCATGGACTTGAACAAAG CACCTCTTCGACCTTCAACAACCATTAATCCGCAAGCAGCTGCCCGCTTTATTGAGCATTCATTGCCTGATCTTTCACGag AGCAGAAGCAGAGCATGAGGGAAGTAAGTCGGGGGGAGAGCCGAAGGATTAACTATTTGGAAAGAAGTATtgaaaagaagagaaaatatCCGGCACCGGAGAAGCAATCTCTTCGTTCTGCAGCTCAGGAATTCCTTGAGAAAGCATCACGTGAACTACTTGgtgataataaaaatgttacAAAAGGACCTTTACAGTTACGATCTGAGGATTCCGAGGGTGAGTCATAA
- the LOC142526616 gene encoding uncharacterized protein LOC142526616 isoform X1, which yields MESGGSSSGGSHNVIPESVMEAVRRTSRNIEEVEANLEEFLSYCDKETLSDLEPLERANVFLMIAKANTTLFALRLRCKGVDPDDHPIKREFERLSLYEEKLKQSMDLNKAPLRPSTTINPQAAARFIEHSLPDLSREQKQSMREVSRGESRRINYLERSIEKKRKYPAPEKQSLRSAAQEFLEKASRELLGDNKNVTKGPLQLRSEDSEGSQL from the exons ATGGAAagcggtggtagcagcagtggggGTAGCCACAACGTGATACCTGAATCAGTTATGGAGGCTGTGAGGAGAACATCAAGAAACATTGAAGAGGTCGAAGCAAATCTGGAGGAGTTTTTGTCTTACTGTGATAAGGAAACCCTTTCCGATTTAGAGCCTCTCGAAAGGGCAAATGTCTTTTTGATGATTGCCAAAGCCAACACCACTCTCTTTGCTT TGAGGTTGAGATGCAAGGGTGTGGACCCAGATGATCATCCTATCAAAAGAGAATTT GAGAGATTGAGCTTGTATGAAGAGAAATTGAAGCAGTCCATGGACTTGAACAAAG CACCTCTTCGACCTTCAACAACCATTAATCCGCAAGCAGCTGCCCGCTTTATTGAGCATTCATTGCCTGATCTTTCACGag AGCAGAAGCAGAGCATGAGGGAAGTAAGTCGGGGGGAGAGCCGAAGGATTAACTATTTGGAAAGAAGTATtgaaaagaagagaaaatatCCGGCACCGGAGAAGCAATCTCTTCGTTCTGCAGCTCAGGAATTCCTTGAGAAAGCATCACGTGAACTACTTGgtgataataaaaatgttacAAAAGGACCTTTACAGTTACGATCTGAGGATTCCGAGG
- the LOC142527639 gene encoding putative protein phosphatase 2C 60 isoform X2 — protein sequence MGVYLSTPKTDKFSEDGENDRLKFGLSSMQGWRATMEDAHAAFPDLDTSTSFFGVYDGHGGKVVAKFCAKYLHRQVLKQEAYLAGDIGTSVQKSFFRMDEMMRGQKGWRELAVLGDKMNKFTGMIEGLIWSPRGSEKNDQIDDWAFEEGPHSDFAGPTSGSTACVAIIRENQLVVANAGDSRCVISRNGQAYNLSRDHKPDLEVERDRIFKAGGFIHAGRVNGSLNLARAIGDMEFKQNKFLPAEKQIVTANPDINIVELCDDDEFIVLACDGIWDCMSSQQLVDFIREQLKSQESKLSVVCEKVFDRCLAPTAGGEGCDNMTMILVQFKKITPSSTSSNDKSSTSKEIKLDSKPAEAET from the exons ATGGGTGTATACCTCAGTACTCCAAAAACAGATAAATTTTCTGAAGACGGCGAGAATGATAGGCTCAAGTTTGGTTTGTCTTCCATGCAGGGGTGGCGCGCTACTATGGAAGATGCT CATGCTGCATTTCCTGATTTGGATACTTCAACATCATTTTTTGGTGTTTACGACGGTCATGGAG GTAAGGTGGTTGCCAAATTCTGTGCTAAATACCTTCATCGGCAAGTGCTCAAGCAGGAAGCATATTTAGCCGGTGATATAGGAACTTCAGTCCAGAAAAGTTTTTTTAG GATGGATGAGATGATGCGGGGGCAAAAAGGGTGGAGGGAGCTGGCTGTCCTGGGAGATAAAATGAACAAGTTCACTGGCATGATAGAGGGTTTGATTTGGTCTCCAAGAGGGAGCGAAAAGAATGACCAGATTGATGATTGGGCATTTGAGGAG GGGCCACACTCTGATTTTGCTGGACCAACCTCTGGGAGCACTGCTTGTGTTGCTATCATCCGGGAAAACCAGTTAGTTGTTGCAAATGCTGGTGATTCTCGCTGCGTAATTTCTAGGAATGGTCAG GCATACAACCTTTCAAGAGACCACAAGCCTGATCTCGAAGTTGAGAGAGACAGAATCTTTAAAGCTGGTGGTTTTATCCATGCGGGTCGTGTCAATGGCAGTTTAAATCTTGCAAGGGCTATAG GTGATATGGAATTCAAGCAGAATAAGTTTTTACCAGCCGAAAAGCAAATAGTAACTGCCAATCCAGATATAAATATA GTTGAACTTTGTGACGACGATGAGTTCATTGTGCTTGCCTGTGATGGCATTTG GGATTGTATGTCAAGCCAACAACTGGTAGATTTCATTCGTGAGCAGCTGAAATCG CAGGAGAGTAAGCTGTCTGTTGTCTGCGAAAAAGTTTTCGATAGGTGCCTGGCACCCACTGCTGGAGGCGAGGGCTGTGACAACATGACCATGATACTGGTGCAATTCAAGAAAATCACACCATCAAGTACATCTTCAAATGACAAATCCTCCACTTCTAAGGAAATAAAGCTCGACTCAAAGCCAGCAGAGGCTGAAACCTAG
- the LOC142527639 gene encoding putative protein phosphatase 2C 60 isoform X1, with product MGVYLSTPKTDKFSEDGENDRLKFGLSSMQGWRATMEDAHAAFPDLDTSTSFFGVYDGHGGKVVAKFCAKYLHRQVLKQEAYLAGDIGTSVQKSFFRMDEMMRGQKGWRELAVLGDKMNKFTGMIEGLIWSPRGSEKNDQIDDWAFEEGPHSDFAGPTSGSTACVAIIRENQLVVANAGDSRCVISRNGQAYNLSRDHKPDLEVERDRIFKAGGFIHAGRVNGSLNLARAIGDMEFKQNKFLPAEKQIVTANPDINIVELCDDDEFIVLACDGIWDCMSSQQLVDFIREQLKSESKLSVVCEKVFDRCLAPTAGGEGCDNMTMILVQFKKITPSSTSSNDKSSTSKEIKLDSKPAEAET from the exons ATGGGTGTATACCTCAGTACTCCAAAAACAGATAAATTTTCTGAAGACGGCGAGAATGATAGGCTCAAGTTTGGTTTGTCTTCCATGCAGGGGTGGCGCGCTACTATGGAAGATGCT CATGCTGCATTTCCTGATTTGGATACTTCAACATCATTTTTTGGTGTTTACGACGGTCATGGAG GTAAGGTGGTTGCCAAATTCTGTGCTAAATACCTTCATCGGCAAGTGCTCAAGCAGGAAGCATATTTAGCCGGTGATATAGGAACTTCAGTCCAGAAAAGTTTTTTTAG GATGGATGAGATGATGCGGGGGCAAAAAGGGTGGAGGGAGCTGGCTGTCCTGGGAGATAAAATGAACAAGTTCACTGGCATGATAGAGGGTTTGATTTGGTCTCCAAGAGGGAGCGAAAAGAATGACCAGATTGATGATTGGGCATTTGAGGAG GGGCCACACTCTGATTTTGCTGGACCAACCTCTGGGAGCACTGCTTGTGTTGCTATCATCCGGGAAAACCAGTTAGTTGTTGCAAATGCTGGTGATTCTCGCTGCGTAATTTCTAGGAATGGTCAG GCATACAACCTTTCAAGAGACCACAAGCCTGATCTCGAAGTTGAGAGAGACAGAATCTTTAAAGCTGGTGGTTTTATCCATGCGGGTCGTGTCAATGGCAGTTTAAATCTTGCAAGGGCTATAG GTGATATGGAATTCAAGCAGAATAAGTTTTTACCAGCCGAAAAGCAAATAGTAACTGCCAATCCAGATATAAATATA GTTGAACTTTGTGACGACGATGAGTTCATTGTGCTTGCCTGTGATGGCATTTG GGATTGTATGTCAAGCCAACAACTGGTAGATTTCATTCGTGAGCAGCTGAAATCG GAGAGTAAGCTGTCTGTTGTCTGCGAAAAAGTTTTCGATAGGTGCCTGGCACCCACTGCTGGAGGCGAGGGCTGTGACAACATGACCATGATACTGGTGCAATTCAAGAAAATCACACCATCAAGTACATCTTCAAATGACAAATCCTCCACTTCTAAGGAAATAAAGCTCGACTCAAAGCCAGCAGAGGCTGAAACCTAG